Proteins found in one Streptomyces sp. NBC_00461 genomic segment:
- a CDS encoding beta-ketoacyl synthase N-terminal-like domain-containing protein, which translates to MSKFAIVGISCLFPGAHTPDDFLHNLRAGTDSRRDGGEEVFGASLDERDLDPRHRITSRRGGFVTDFRFDPAGYRLDADRLSRLDRLFHWSMHTAREALRDCGLADRPEILARTGLVMGNYSFPTPTSAKVSVPLAQEAVLAGLRRAGLPELAGLPGARPLVGRDAIVPENLRVSGSPAAVTAAALGLGGPRYCLDAACSSALYALSLACGHLASGRADVVLAGAVCAPDPTLIHLSFSDLHAYPEDGFSQPLDGRSGGIVTGQGAGMVAVKRLADALRDGDRIHAVVDGIGLSNDGAGRHPLVPRKNGQLDALARAYADAGVDPSDVDYLECHATGTPIGDATEAESVAEFFGAHGPVPLLGSVKGNIGHLLTVAGLSSLLKVVLAMADGTIPPTVGVAEPISSPDGKVGAQTLVRSPRPWPETPGPRRAAVSAFGFGGTNAHIVLSAAPDTAEHAGAEPRTLPALDVVGLGASYGSLETLDAFERAVHRGEDALRPLPERRWRGLDATEGGTLDQAGLTAPHGAFVDGVEVDPAELRVPPADLRIYNPQHALMTRVADEALRDAGFRLGTGGRDTPAPRRVAVVVAAELEPYTHARLSRYGLAAFLRAEFDRAGIQLTEEQRAALAEVARDAVVDPIGANEVLSYIGNVMAGRISSRWNLTGPSFTLSAEGAGTAEALEVARLLLLDPELEAVLVGAVDLAGSAESLLASPLPAAEAGLSFNEDSRGRRVGDGAGAMVVTRADALPGRVHARIDAVAVRYGDTPDALAEAATSALEEAGVAAADVGYLEAHAGGTADADRGEVAALSRVYRHGSGSTALGSVKSQLGDTGCAAGLAGLIRAALCVRHGYLPGTPGWRRPADDLTELFADSAFYVPDASRPWLRERSEDRRHAAVDIVGASGSHAHVVLSSVPAAERPRPAADWQRAGGPVLLALAADTPDGLLAEAERHRALLTDGADPRVLAREAAENLEARALRIVLVGGEREALIRQLELAIRDVPAAHAEGREWATPAGSFFTPRPIGPSGKVALVYPGAFNSYPGLGADLFRAFPGLLDRFERQAAEPARMLRAAHLYPRTLEALDRRGLMRLEERLGDDVPFMLATGTSFSILYTALVREVLGVTAHGGFGYSLGESSMLFATGGWDPSGRSDALISDSPVFQDRLCGPRRTVRESWGLSEQTPDAQVWASHVLLSPTEPVHEALTRYDRVHLTHVNTPQELVIAGDPTQCRALIAELGCPAARSPVNVVMHCPVVDPELDALARMNDYPLGSIGGLELFSAYDYQPLHADRLAESPRRIAHTLRSEIDFPRLVRAAYERGYRYFIEVGPGATCSRWIRDTLGDAPHVAACVDRRGVPATTPLAHLAARLVGHGLPVDLTALLGPAAEPAKARRLPTIRVGQGEAIPQRIAREAVAALSGTGRPERTTPAHPPRETAAPPSARRAEAPVIHAPVVRAPVVHAPVAPATARPSAATSVAPTASKTPTVPASAAPPAPPPSTTPTPAAPATPAPSAAPAVPATAPNLPPVPVLSVPPEESADMPADPTLEVSDVITFDGDPVTVLAWGGPQPPVAATPAVTAPPLAGPPAPSAPTTADRGPVADLVRDLRREMLAAHEVVMETHRVLQEATLDRTETLLGRTRTPLGRTVAPRRTETPLDRPASHNPLPATPTSAPALPQAPPTQVPPAQEPPTVHEGVVWDEAALLEFATGSVAKVFGPDFAEIDTYGARVRLPAPPYHFVTRVTELDARPGVLEPSRITTEYDVPEDAWYAVDGGVPPAVTVESGQCDLLLVSYLGIDFRNKGERVYRLLDSSLIFHGGLPTTGQTLRYEISIDRFVHQGDTTIFFFSYHCYADGELILELKDACAGFFSKRELETPLGVVLNDKDRARRAALPKGTFKPLAYARKHQLDAHDLELLAQGRPGDVFGPDHAQDPGINPALRLPDERLRMVDEVTIDRKGGPCELGSIGAVKRLQPDGWYFTCHFPDDPVLAGSLIAEGAVQLLQIYLMHQGMHLTLPDARFQTVTGRRIDVQVRGQVTPKDAEIRYEVEVTELTLLPRPTVIADVLVYLGDKPVVRMQNLGLQIVEKPGTPYRPEIGGVPKFLGRRNRNGEAAMINELHLAHSAKGLLDMAMGPEFEIYRTTRAPYIPNGDFQFVDRVMSLTGERGDLSPGAEMATEYDSPEDAWYYRENSSPYMPNCVYMESSLQAAIFLGYYLGATLRQPEEEYAIRNLDGRATLVKDIDLRGKTIRHHSKLLMTSVISGAVLQNFSYELSADGEVFYTGESLFGYFNAAALSNQVGLDNGTYRKTWIEAEQPAADRVKRIELGEDSPVFRDPAGGQLRLPDGRFDLVDRVDLVADGGRYGAGYLHGHRSLRPDEWYFDCHFHRDPVMPGSLGVEAVLQAMRLFVLDGNLAEGIARPRFAMATGVETQWKYRGQILRDDRELFFDVHVKEVRREAGRLLVIADADLWKPGLRIYELTDVAIEVRPEAD; encoded by the coding sequence ATGAGCAAGTTCGCCATCGTCGGGATCTCCTGCCTGTTCCCCGGCGCCCACACCCCGGACGACTTCCTGCACAACCTCCGCGCCGGCACGGACAGCCGGCGTGACGGCGGCGAGGAGGTCTTCGGAGCATCGCTCGACGAGCGTGACCTCGACCCCCGCCACCGCATCACCTCCCGTCGCGGCGGCTTCGTCACGGACTTCCGCTTCGACCCGGCCGGCTACCGCCTGGACGCCGACCGCCTCTCCCGTCTCGACCGCCTCTTCCACTGGTCGATGCACACCGCCCGCGAGGCACTGCGCGACTGCGGCCTGGCCGACCGCCCCGAGATCCTGGCCCGCACCGGCCTCGTCATGGGCAACTACTCGTTCCCTACGCCGACTTCGGCGAAGGTCAGCGTCCCGCTGGCGCAGGAGGCCGTGCTGGCCGGGCTGCGCCGGGCCGGGCTGCCCGAGCTCGCGGGGCTGCCGGGGGCGCGCCCGCTGGTGGGCCGCGACGCGATCGTTCCCGAGAACCTGCGGGTGAGCGGATCGCCCGCCGCGGTCACCGCCGCCGCCCTCGGTCTCGGCGGACCGCGCTACTGCCTGGACGCGGCGTGCTCGTCTGCGCTGTACGCCCTCAGCCTCGCCTGCGGTCACCTCGCCTCCGGCCGGGCGGACGTGGTGCTGGCGGGCGCCGTCTGCGCACCCGACCCGACCCTGATCCACCTGTCCTTCTCCGACCTGCACGCCTACCCCGAGGACGGCTTCAGCCAGCCCCTCGACGGCCGCTCCGGCGGCATCGTCACCGGGCAGGGCGCCGGCATGGTCGCGGTGAAGCGGCTGGCCGACGCGCTACGCGACGGCGACCGCATCCACGCCGTGGTGGACGGCATCGGCCTGTCGAACGACGGCGCCGGCCGCCACCCCCTCGTACCGCGCAAGAACGGCCAGCTCGACGCGCTGGCCCGGGCGTACGCCGACGCGGGCGTCGACCCGTCCGACGTCGACTACCTGGAGTGCCACGCCACCGGCACGCCCATCGGGGACGCGACCGAGGCGGAGTCCGTCGCGGAGTTCTTCGGCGCGCACGGCCCGGTGCCGCTGCTCGGGTCGGTCAAGGGCAACATCGGGCATCTGCTCACCGTCGCGGGACTGAGCAGCCTGCTCAAGGTCGTGCTGGCCATGGCGGACGGCACCATCCCGCCGACCGTCGGAGTGGCGGAGCCGATCAGCTCCCCGGACGGAAAGGTCGGCGCCCAGACCCTGGTCCGCTCCCCGCGCCCGTGGCCCGAGACCCCGGGTCCCCGACGGGCGGCGGTGTCCGCCTTCGGCTTCGGCGGCACGAACGCGCACATCGTGCTCTCCGCCGCGCCCGACACGGCGGAGCACGCCGGCGCCGAGCCCAGGACGCTGCCCGCGCTGGACGTCGTGGGCCTCGGGGCTTCCTACGGCTCGCTGGAGACCCTGGACGCCTTCGAGCGCGCCGTCCACCGCGGCGAGGACGCACTACGGCCGCTGCCCGAGCGGCGCTGGCGGGGCCTGGACGCCACCGAGGGCGGAACCCTCGACCAGGCCGGACTCACCGCACCGCACGGCGCGTTCGTCGACGGTGTCGAGGTCGACCCCGCCGAACTCCGCGTTCCTCCCGCCGACTTGCGCATCTACAACCCGCAGCACGCCCTGATGACCAGGGTCGCGGACGAGGCCCTGCGTGACGCCGGGTTCCGGCTCGGCACCGGGGGTCGCGACACGCCCGCCCCACGCCGGGTGGCAGTCGTGGTGGCCGCGGAACTGGAGCCGTACACGCACGCCCGGCTGAGCCGGTACGGCCTTGCGGCGTTCCTGCGCGCCGAGTTCGACCGGGCCGGGATCCAGCTCACCGAGGAGCAGCGGGCGGCACTCGCCGAGGTCGCCCGGGACGCCGTGGTGGACCCGATCGGCGCGAACGAGGTCCTGAGCTACATCGGCAATGTCATGGCCGGGCGGATCTCGTCCCGGTGGAACCTCACCGGCCCCTCGTTCACGCTCTCGGCCGAGGGCGCTGGCACCGCCGAGGCTCTGGAGGTCGCCCGACTGCTGCTGCTCGACCCGGAGTTGGAGGCGGTGCTGGTCGGCGCCGTGGATCTGGCGGGTTCAGCCGAAAGCCTGCTGGCAAGCCCCCTGCCGGCCGCCGAGGCGGGGCTGTCCTTCAACGAGGACTCCCGTGGCCGGCGGGTCGGCGACGGTGCGGGCGCCATGGTCGTCACGCGCGCCGATGCGCTGCCGGGCCGGGTGCACGCCCGGATCGACGCGGTCGCGGTGCGCTACGGCGACACACCCGACGCCCTGGCCGAGGCCGCGACGTCGGCACTGGAGGAGGCCGGGGTCGCCGCCGCCGACGTGGGATACCTGGAGGCCCACGCGGGTGGCACCGCCGACGCCGACCGCGGAGAGGTCGCCGCCCTGTCGCGGGTCTACCGGCACGGATCCGGCAGCACGGCGCTCGGCAGCGTCAAGTCCCAGCTGGGCGACACCGGTTGCGCCGCCGGGCTGGCCGGTCTGATCCGGGCCGCGCTGTGCGTCCGGCACGGCTATCTGCCCGGCACGCCCGGCTGGCGCCGCCCCGCCGACGACCTCACCGAGCTCTTCGCCGACTCCGCGTTCTACGTGCCCGACGCCTCGCGTCCCTGGCTGCGGGAGCGGTCCGAGGACCGTCGTCACGCCGCCGTGGACATCGTGGGCGCGAGCGGCTCCCACGCCCACGTCGTGCTGTCCTCCGTACCGGCTGCCGAACGTCCCCGTCCCGCCGCCGACTGGCAGCGCGCGGGCGGTCCCGTACTGCTGGCGCTGGCCGCCGACACACCGGACGGGCTGCTGGCCGAGGCCGAGCGGCACCGCGCGCTGCTCACCGACGGGGCCGACCCGCGGGTGCTGGCGCGCGAGGCCGCCGAGAATCTGGAGGCACGGGCGCTGCGCATCGTGCTCGTCGGTGGCGAACGCGAAGCGCTGATACGGCAGTTGGAGCTGGCGATCCGCGATGTTCCGGCAGCTCACGCCGAGGGCAGGGAGTGGGCCACTCCGGCCGGCTCCTTCTTCACGCCGCGGCCCATCGGCCCCTCCGGCAAGGTCGCGCTGGTCTACCCCGGGGCCTTCAACAGCTACCCGGGCCTGGGCGCCGACCTGTTCCGGGCCTTCCCCGGCCTGCTCGACCGCTTCGAGCGGCAGGCCGCCGAGCCGGCCCGGATGCTGCGCGCCGCCCACCTCTACCCCCGCACGCTGGAAGCACTCGACCGGCGTGGCCTGATGCGGCTGGAGGAACGGCTCGGCGACGACGTCCCGTTCATGCTCGCCACCGGCACGAGCTTCTCGATCCTCTACACCGCGCTCGTGCGGGAGGTGCTCGGCGTCACCGCGCACGGCGGGTTCGGCTACAGCCTGGGCGAGTCGAGCATGCTGTTCGCGACGGGAGGCTGGGACCCGTCCGGCCGCAGTGACGCCCTGATCAGCGACAGCCCGGTCTTCCAGGACCGGCTGTGCGGACCGCGGCGCACGGTGCGGGAGTCGTGGGGTCTGTCCGAGCAGACGCCCGACGCCCAGGTGTGGGCGTCCCATGTGCTCCTGTCCCCCACCGAGCCGGTGCACGAGGCGCTCACCCGCTACGACCGCGTCCACCTCACCCACGTCAACACCCCGCAGGAACTGGTGATCGCGGGCGACCCCACCCAATGCCGCGCGCTCATCGCGGAGTTGGGCTGCCCGGCCGCCCGCTCTCCCGTGAACGTCGTCATGCACTGCCCGGTCGTGGACCCCGAACTCGACGCCCTGGCCCGCATGAACGACTATCCGCTCGGCTCGATCGGCGGCCTGGAACTGTTCAGCGCCTACGACTACCAGCCCCTGCACGCCGACCGACTGGCCGAGTCCCCCCGGCGCATCGCGCACACCCTGCGCTCCGAGATCGACTTCCCGCGCCTGGTGCGGGCGGCCTACGAGCGGGGCTACCGCTACTTCATCGAGGTCGGCCCGGGCGCCACCTGCTCGCGCTGGATCCGGGACACCCTGGGCGACGCCCCGCACGTGGCGGCCTGCGTGGACCGCCGGGGCGTTCCGGCCACCACACCGCTGGCCCACCTGGCGGCCCGGCTCGTCGGCCACGGTCTGCCGGTGGACCTGACCGCCCTGCTCGGGCCGGCCGCAGAGCCCGCGAAGGCCCGCCGTCTGCCCACCATCCGGGTGGGCCAGGGAGAGGCCATCCCGCAGCGCATCGCCCGTGAAGCCGTGGCCGCGCTGTCGGGAACCGGCCGCCCGGAGCGCACGACGCCGGCTCACCCGCCCCGCGAGACGGCCGCCCCACCGAGTGCCCGCCGCGCCGAAGCGCCCGTAATCCACGCACCCGTCGTCCGCGCACCTGTCGTCCACGCACCTGTCGCTCCCGCGACCGCGAGACCGTCCGCCGCGACTTCCGTCGCTCCGACGGCCTCGAAGACGCCCACGGTCCCTGCCTCCGCCGCCCCGCCAGCCCCGCCGCCCTCCACCACGCCCACACCCGCCGCCCCGGCAACCCCGGCACCGTCCGCCGCCCCCGCCGTCCCGGCGACCGCGCCGAATCTGCCCCCCGTGCCCGTCCTTTCCGTCCCGCCGGAGGAGTCCGCCGACATGCCCGCCGACCCGACCCTGGAAGTCTCCGACGTGATCACCTTCGACGGCGATCCGGTCACGGTCCTCGCCTGGGGCGGCCCGCAGCCGCCGGTGGCCGCCACCCCGGCCGTGACCGCGCCCCCGCTCGCCGGTCCGCCTGCGCCTTCCGCCCCCACCACCGCCGACCGCGGCCCCGTCGCCGACCTGGTGCGGGACCTGCGGCGCGAGATGCTGGCCGCCCACGAGGTGGTGATGGAAACCCATCGGGTGCTCCAGGAGGCCACCCTCGACCGCACCGAGACCCTCCTCGGCCGCACCCGGACTCCCCTCGGCCGCACCGTTGCTCCCCGCCGCACCGAGACTCCCCTCGACCGGCCGGCCTCCCACAACCCCCTTCCTGCCACGCCCACTTCAGCCCCGGCCCTCCCTCAGGCGCCCCCGACGCAGGTGCCCCCCGCCCAGGAGCCCCCCACGGTCCACGAGGGCGTCGTCTGGGACGAGGCTGCCCTGCTGGAGTTCGCCACCGGCTCCGTGGCCAAGGTCTTCGGCCCCGACTTCGCCGAGATCGACACGTACGGTGCCCGGGTGCGGCTGCCCGCGCCGCCCTACCACTTCGTCACCCGCGTCACCGAACTGGACGCCAGGCCAGGGGTGTTGGAGCCGTCCCGCATCACCACCGAGTACGACGTCCCCGAGGACGCCTGGTACGCCGTCGACGGCGGGGTGCCCCCGGCCGTGACGGTGGAGTCCGGCCAGTGCGACCTGCTGCTGGTCAGTTATCTCGGCATCGACTTCCGCAACAAGGGCGAGCGGGTCTACCGCCTGCTCGACAGCTCGCTCATCTTCCACGGCGGACTGCCCACGACCGGGCAGACCCTGCGCTACGAGATCTCCATCGACCGGTTCGTCCACCAGGGCGACACCACGATCTTCTTCTTCAGCTACCACTGCTACGCCGACGGGGAGCTGATCCTCGAACTCAAGGACGCCTGCGCCGGGTTCTTCAGCAAGCGGGAGCTGGAGACCCCGCTCGGTGTCGTCCTCAACGACAAGGACCGCGCCCGGAGGGCAGCGCTGCCCAAGGGCACCTTCAAGCCGCTGGCGTACGCCCGGAAGCACCAACTCGACGCACACGACCTGGAACTCCTGGCGCAGGGCCGGCCCGGCGACGTCTTCGGCCCCGACCACGCGCAGGACCCGGGCATCAACCCGGCGCTGCGGCTGCCGGACGAACGGCTGCGCATGGTCGACGAGGTCACCATCGACCGCAAGGGCGGCCCCTGCGAGCTCGGTTCGATCGGCGCGGTCAAGCGCCTTCAGCCGGACGGCTGGTACTTCACCTGCCACTTCCCGGACGACCCGGTGCTCGCCGGCTCGCTGATCGCCGAGGGCGCGGTCCAGTTGCTGCAGATCTACCTGATGCACCAGGGCATGCATCTCACGCTCCCGGACGCCCGCTTCCAGACGGTGACCGGGCGCCGGATCGACGTCCAGGTGCGCGGCCAGGTCACCCCGAAGGACGCCGAGATCCGCTACGAGGTCGAGGTCACCGAACTGACGCTGCTGCCGCGGCCGACCGTGATCGCGGACGTCCTCGTCTACCTCGGCGACAAGCCGGTGGTGCGGATGCAGAACCTGGGTCTGCAGATCGTGGAGAAGCCCGGCACGCCGTACCGGCCGGAGATCGGCGGCGTGCCGAAGTTCCTGGGCCGTCGTAACCGCAACGGCGAAGCCGCCATGATCAACGAACTCCATCTGGCCCATTCCGCCAAGGGCCTGCTGGACATGGCGATGGGCCCGGAGTTCGAGATCTACCGCACCACCCGCGCCCCCTACATCCCCAACGGCGACTTCCAGTTCGTCGACCGGGTCATGTCCCTCACCGGAGAGCGCGGCGACCTGAGTCCAGGCGCGGAGATGGCCACCGAGTACGACTCACCGGAGGACGCCTGGTACTACCGCGAGAACTCCTCGCCGTACATGCCGAACTGCGTCTACATGGAGAGCTCGCTGCAGGCGGCGATCTTCCTCGGCTACTACCTGGGCGCCACGCTCCGCCAGCCCGAGGAGGAGTACGCCATCCGTAACCTCGACGGCCGGGCGACCCTGGTCAAGGACATCGACCTGCGCGGCAAGACCATCCGGCACCACTCGAAGCTGCTGATGACAAGTGTCATCTCCGGTGCGGTACTGCAGAACTTCTCGTACGAACTGAGCGCCGACGGGGAGGTGTTCTACACCGGCGAGTCCCTCTTCGGCTACTTCAACGCCGCCGCCCTGTCCAACCAGGTCGGCCTGGACAACGGCACGTACCGCAAAACGTGGATCGAGGCCGAGCAGCCGGCGGCCGACCGGGTGAAGCGGATCGAGCTGGGCGAGGACTCGCCGGTCTTCCGCGATCCCGCGGGCGGTCAGCTGCGTCTGCCCGACGGTCGGTTCGACCTGGTCGACCGGGTCGATCTGGTTGCCGACGGCGGCCGTTACGGCGCCGGATATCTGCACGGGCACCGCAGCCTCCGCCCCGACGAGTGGTATTTCGACTGCCACTTCCACCGGGACCCGGTGATGCCGGGCTCGCTGGGCGTCGAAGCGGTGCTGCAGGCGATGCGCCTGTTCGTCCTGGACGGGAACCTCGCCGAGGGGATCGCCCGGCCGCGCTTCGCCATGGCCACCGGCGTCGAGACCCAGTGGAAGTACCGCGGCCAGATCCTGCGCGACGACCGCGAGTTGTTCTTCGACGTGCACGTCAAGGAGGTCCGCAGGGAGGCCGGCCGGCTGCTGGTGATCGCCGACGCGGACCTGTGGAAGCCGGGTCTGCGCATCTACGAACTCACCGACGTAGCCATCGAAGTCCGTCCCGAAGCCGACTGA